CATCGGTTCGCCTCGGGGTGACGGGTCTTGCCCGAGCTGGCAAGACCATCTTCATATCCTCCAGCCTGCACAATATCATCCACCGCGGACGCCTGCCCCGCTTCGAGGCCCATGCCACAGGGCGCATTGGCACTGCCGAAATCACGCCCCAACCAGACAGCCTGACTCCGCGTTTTCGCTATGAGGATCATGTCGCGGATTTGACCGACAAACGCATCTGGCCCTCCTCCACCAGCCGCACCAGTCAGGTGCGCCTGTCACTGCGCTACCAGTCTCGCGACACCCTCAAACGCACCTTGCGATCCGACCGCCTCGCCCTTGACATCGTCGATTATCCGGGCGAGTGGCTACTTGATCTGACCCTGATGGATCACAGCTTCCAAAGCTGGTCAAAGCGCTCTTTCCAGCAGGCTCGACAACCGCTCTACAAGCCCTATTCCCAAGCCTGGCTAACCTATGCCAACAGCATCCAGAGCAAGATTGACGCGAACGAACAGGGCGACGAACCGGTACTGGAAACCATCGCCCGCGAAACAGCCAACAACTTTACCGCGTATCTTCTGAAAGCCAAAAAGGCGCGGGGGGCCTATGCTCTTCTCACGCCGGGGCGTTTTCTCATGCCCGGCGATTTGCAGGATAGCCCAGCCCTCACATTCGCCCCCTTGCCTGAAGCACTCTATAGCAAGGATCGCAAGAGCCTATGGGCGATCATGGAGCGCCGCTTCGAGGCCTACAAGACCTCCATCGTCCAGCCCTTCTATCGTGATCACTTCGCCCGCCTCGACCGGCAGATCGTTCTGATCGACCTGCTCGCAGCCCTTAACGAAGGCCCCGATACGCTGGCCGAGCTGGAAGATACCATCACAGAAATTCTGCGTGCCTTCCGTCCCGGCTCGCATTTCTGGCTGCGCAATCTCGTCTCCCGCCGCATCGACAAAATCCTCTTTGCAGCAACCAAGGCAGACCACTTGCACCATACCTCGCATGACCGGCTGGAACGCATCCTCAGCCGCCTTGTTGAGCGCGCAGCCAAGCGGGTAGAAGCCTCCGGCGCAGACTATGAGACCATGGCCATTGCGGCAGTCAGGGCAACACGGGAAGCCACCCTCACCGTTGAGGGAGACGAATTGCCCTCTCTTATCGGCATTCCGATGCAAGGTGAATCTCTGGGCGAGGATGAATTTGATGGAGAAACAGAATTCGCTCTATTTCCCGGGGACTTACCCAAGAATCCTGAATCAGTTTTCAAACGTGTTGAATCAGTTTCTCACCCCATTTATACCCCGAAAGCGGATTCAACACTTGAAGACAAATCCGGGCAAGTTGAATCATTTTCTGAACTGCCGGAGCATTTTGAGGACCCACTTTGCTTTGTCCGGTTCAGGCCGCCAGAGCTCGACAAGGATGCCGAGGGCGTTGCCCGCTCGCTTCCCCATATTCGCCTCGACAGAGCCCTCGACTATTTGCTGGGAGACATTCTGAAATGACTTGGGACAACAACGCAGGAAGCGATCAGCCTAGCCCACGCAAGCGCGCCCCCAGAGCCGTCAAGCTGGACAGAGGAGCCTATGGCGAAGACATTGCGCGCCCCTCTCCGGACACCGCCGCCACCCTGTCGATGACATCGGACTTCACACCAGACAGTGAGGACTATTTCGACAAGGTGAATGAGACAAGCGAGACCCGATACAAGCCCGTACGCAAACGCGGATGGTCTCTCTCCGCCTTTTTCTGGAGTGCCTTTTCAGGCATCGTGACGCTGGCCATCGGGCTCTGGCTCGACCGCCTGATCCGCGACCTTTTCGCCCGCTGGGATTATCTTGGCTGGGCAGGACTGGCGCTTGTTGCCATCGCGATTTTGTCTCTTCTCTTCTTCGTCGCACGAGAGCTCCTAGCCCTGCGGCGCCTCTCTCATCTGGACCATCTACGCGCCAAGGTTGAAGATATTTATCAAGAAGGGGACCGCAAAGACGCACAACAGATCGCCAACAACCTGCTCGATCTTTACAAGGAACAGCCGTCTTTATTCCGCGCCCGCCAGACCCTCAAACAGGACCTGCCACACCTCTTCGATCGGGAAGATATTCTCGCCCAGACAGAGCAGATTCTTATGCCTCCGATTGACCGTCTGGTGACCCATCGCGTCCATCAGGCGGCCAAGCGCGTAGCTGTGGTCACGGCCCTCAGCCCCCGCGCCCTGTTCGATATCGTGGTGGTGCTGGTCGAGACCATCCGCATGGTCCGCTTCATTGCCGAGAGCTATGGCAACCGCCCCGGCTTCGTCGCGATGCTGCGCCTGACAGGACACATCGCCAGTCACCTTGCGGTAACGGGAGGCATGGCCGCAGGCGAAAGCCTTCTCCAGCAGATCGTCGGCCACGGCCTTGCCGCCCGCCTCTCTGCCAAGCTAGGCGAGGGTCTGCTCAATGGCATCCTAACCGCGCGCATTGGCCTAACCACGATCGCCCTTTGTCGCCCCATGCCCTTCATCACCAAACCGCAACCGCAGTTGGGGGCTGTGATCAAAACCCTAAGAGCCACATCCGAAGAGATGGAGAAGGAAGAAGAAGAACTGAGCGGCAAGAACAAAGGCACCAAACGCTAGGCTCGTTTGACCGGCGAACCAAGGCAAGCAACCACTAAAACCATGCGCAAAGAGCGCCAGACGAATAGGACGATCAATTTTCTTGATTTGACGGGGTTGCGGAGCGCCTGCTAGGTATCAGTCCCCTTCCGAGTTCCCTTTTTATAAAGGCTCCGTCATGAAAGCTTCTGCTGTTCCCGCCAACTCTTGGCGTACCCCGTTCGTTCTGCTCATGCTCATGGCGGCCGCAAACCAGCTTGGCTTTGCAAGCTGGAACAATTTGCTCAACAATTTCGCCATCAATGAGGTGGGCTTTACCGGACGGGAAATTGGCATCGCCCAGTCCATTCGCGAGATACCAGGCTTTCTGGCCTTCACCGCTATCTTCGTGTTGCTGATCATGCGCGAACAGACCATGGCCTTTCTGGCACTGGCCTTTCTCGGTGTGGGCGTGGCCATGACGGGCTTTTTGCCAACCATCTATGGCCTTTATTTTTCGACCATCATCATGTCCATCGGCTTCCACTATTATGAAACGGCGAACCAGTCCCTTTCGCTGCAGTGGCTGCCCAAAGACAAAGCCCCCGCCATGATGGGACGCATCCTGGCGGTTGCAGCGACCGCACAGTTGGTGGCCTATGGTGTGATCTTCATCACCTGGAAGACGATGCATCTGTCTTACGAGACTGTCTTTCTGATCGGCGGCTCGATGACGATCATCATGATTGCCGTTCTCTGGTTCCTCTTCCCACAATTTGAAGCCCCGAACCCGCAGCGCAAGAAGCTGGTGCTGCGCCAGCGCTACTGGCTCTATTATGCCCTCACCTTCATGGGAGGCGCCCGCCGCCAGATCTTTACGGTCTTTGCAGGCTTCATGATGGTGGAAAAATTCGGTTATCGCGTGGATGAGATTGCAGCGCTGTTCTTTATCAACTGCCTCTTCAACATGATCTTTGCGCCACAGATCGGCAAGTTCATCGGACGCTTTGGCGAGCGGCGCATGATGGGCATTGAGTATGTCGGCCTGTTCCTGATCTTCACCTCTTATGCCTTCGTCTCCAGCCCGTGGATGGCAGCCGCCCTCTATGTTGCAGACAATGCCTTCTTTGCCATGGCAATTGCGATGAAGACCTACTTCCAGAAGATTGCCGACCCGGCAGACATTGCTCCCACCGCAGGGGTGGCCTTTACCATCAACCATATCGCAGCCATCGTCATTCCAGCATCCTTTGGGCTTATCTGGCTGATCAATCCAGCAGCCGTTTTCCTGCTCGGCTCCTGCATGGCAATCATTTCCTTCATCCTTTCCCGCTTCGTGCCAAGACATCCCGAAGAAGGCCATGAGTGGGTCGGCAAGGCACCATCAGCACCG
This genomic window from uncultured Cohaesibacter sp. contains:
- a CDS encoding YcjX family protein; translation: MKVLEELRIATANLADFASDMTEPSVRLGVTGLARAGKTIFISSSLHNIIHRGRLPRFEAHATGRIGTAEITPQPDSLTPRFRYEDHVADLTDKRIWPSSTSRTSQVRLSLRYQSRDTLKRTLRSDRLALDIVDYPGEWLLDLTLMDHSFQSWSKRSFQQARQPLYKPYSQAWLTYANSIQSKIDANEQGDEPVLETIARETANNFTAYLLKAKKARGAYALLTPGRFLMPGDLQDSPALTFAPLPEALYSKDRKSLWAIMERRFEAYKTSIVQPFYRDHFARLDRQIVLIDLLAALNEGPDTLAELEDTITEILRAFRPGSHFWLRNLVSRRIDKILFAATKADHLHHTSHDRLERILSRLVERAAKRVEASGADYETMAIAAVRATREATLTVEGDELPSLIGIPMQGESLGEDEFDGETEFALFPGDLPKNPESVFKRVESVSHPIYTPKADSTLEDKSGQVESFSELPEHFEDPLCFVRFRPPELDKDAEGVARSLPHIRLDRALDYLLGDILK
- a CDS encoding TIGR01620 family protein, which gives rise to MTWDNNAGSDQPSPRKRAPRAVKLDRGAYGEDIARPSPDTAATLSMTSDFTPDSEDYFDKVNETSETRYKPVRKRGWSLSAFFWSAFSGIVTLAIGLWLDRLIRDLFARWDYLGWAGLALVAIAILSLLFFVARELLALRRLSHLDHLRAKVEDIYQEGDRKDAQQIANNLLDLYKEQPSLFRARQTLKQDLPHLFDREDILAQTEQILMPPIDRLVTHRVHQAAKRVAVVTALSPRALFDIVVVLVETIRMVRFIAESYGNRPGFVAMLRLTGHIASHLAVTGGMAAGESLLQQIVGHGLAARLSAKLGEGLLNGILTARIGLTTIALCRPMPFITKPQPQLGAVIKTLRATSEEMEKEEEELSGKNKGTKR
- a CDS encoding MFS transporter, which encodes MKASAVPANSWRTPFVLLMLMAAANQLGFASWNNLLNNFAINEVGFTGREIGIAQSIREIPGFLAFTAIFVLLIMREQTMAFLALAFLGVGVAMTGFLPTIYGLYFSTIIMSIGFHYYETANQSLSLQWLPKDKAPAMMGRILAVAATAQLVAYGVIFITWKTMHLSYETVFLIGGSMTIIMIAVLWFLFPQFEAPNPQRKKLVLRQRYWLYYALTFMGGARRQIFTVFAGFMMVEKFGYRVDEIAALFFINCLFNMIFAPQIGKFIGRFGERRMMGIEYVGLFLIFTSYAFVSSPWMAAALYVADNAFFAMAIAMKTYFQKIADPADIAPTAGVAFTINHIAAIVIPASFGLIWLINPAAVFLLGSCMAIISFILSRFVPRHPEEGHEWVGKAPSAPQPAAE